TTGCTGACACGGCGCTGCAACACGGTCACCTCGTCACCGCGTTGCATAAGTGCCTCAGCAACACCGCCACCGAGCATGCCCGAAGCACCAGTGACGAGCACCTTCATCGCCGTCCTCCGTTCCCGGCAAGAACATCCTCAGCCCAGCAAGCCAAAGCAGTCCGGTCAATTTTGGATTGGTGTCGAATATCAACAGGCATGCTGTCCCGGACAAGCACCGCAGCAACTGGCCGATCCGCAGCGGCCCGAACAGCGGTATGCAGAGCTTGATCGGCAAGTACCCCACCAGCAGCGCGGGCAAGACCTCTCTCATCGGGGGTGAGCACCACAACGAGTTGTTGCAGGCCACGTGGCCCGACTCCCACGACAGCGGCGTTCGCGACACCGTTGAGCGACTCAACTCGCTGTTCAAGCCCGACCGGAGTTAAAGGCCCCTCAGCTGTATGAATAACGTGAACACGTCGCCCTTCCACCCAGAGGCGACCATCTCCATCGAGGTGCCCCACATCACCTGTGCGATGCCAGCCACGAGGGCTCTTGGAGGCATCATCAACGCCCCACAGCTGGTCGTATCGGTCTTTCATGTGCGGTGCCCGCACACAAATTTCCCCCACTACGCCAGCCTCGGCGGTGAGATCACCATCGGGACCATCAGGAACAGCAGGCAAAGGAGCGACCATGATCTGGACGCTTTCGATTGCGCGCCCCACGCAGACACCATCTTGCATGCGCTCTGGCGCATATACCTGCTCAAGTTCGTCAAGGGTGATGTCCGAGACGGGCAGACATTCGGTCATGCCATACGGCGTGTGCATTTCTGCATGAGGGAAAACAGTGTCGCTCAGGCGGCGCAGCAGCGTGAGCGGGACCGGTGCCCCCGCAGACATCACGATCTTCACTCCTGCCAGGGCACGACGCTGACTGGGTTGAAGCTGCTCGGAGGTAGCCAAGACATTGCGAAGAGCCGCAGGTGAAGCGAAAACAGTGGTGCCTCGCGCGGCAGTGACCGCATCGGCTAGTGCAGCCGCGGTGAGAGTGGCTGGCGCGGTGACTTTCATGTCAGGAACAACACCAGCAACGCCAAGGGCAGGTCCGTACAGCGCGAAAGGCGCAAAAGCGGCGACGAGACGGTCGCCAGGTGTGAGTCGGTAGATATGCCCGAAACCGCCTACCTGAGCGCGGATCTGATCGAGCGTGTAAACGACACCTTTGCTGGGGCCTGTAGCACCGGAAGTGAAAAGCACAGCAGCGTCGTCTTCAGGCTTGCGACTCGCTGGGAGAGTGTGCCCGCCAGCAGCGAGAGCACGCCCCCGAGCACGTAGGTCGTCAAAGGATGCACGTACGCCAAGAGCTTTTCGTGCCAAGCGCGGTAAGTCACCGACGAGAAAGCGAGTTCCAGGAACACGCAGCGCTGGCAACGCTGGCATAGCTTTGCTCATGGCGATGACATGGTGGACGCCCGCGCCGCGCAGAGCACGTCCCATACCGGACAGACCAAGACCAGCGTCAGCGACGACGATGACGCCTCCGGCTCGCCAGGCAGCGTAGGCGGCGACAGTCAGATCGATGCCTGGTTCGACGAGCAAAGCGACGCGGTCACCGGGGCGTAGCCCTGCATCGCGCAGCCCTAAA
This region of Dermatophilus congolensis genomic DNA includes:
- a CDS encoding alpha/beta fold hydrolase gives rise to the protein MTPVEIRSQLTGLPGIDPAWSRTVTAVDADGIDRTWHILDTHAPNGSDKETEPTHGTLLCVHGNPTWSYLWRHILAAPAPGWRVIAVDQLGMGFSENPRGSMAQPRTLAQRIKDLAGLTQALNLTGRVVAAGHDWGGMVATGWALEHRELLAGLVLANTTVHHDFDAGLPTALKFSLTPRTLRAATVDTPAFVRGTTAVSSPRPSRDVQNAYALPYRTRSDRSFVGQFVADIPTTSGHPTRATMRNLADGLSALGSETAPVPVLLLRGPKDSVFSEAHLRDLQARLPHADVHRYEGASHLVLEDAPRITEDIARWIETRVDQHGACINSDPAAHAGRPPQAPFAVGTPAQPWSGLTDLAHRDPEALCVAEVATGRRITFGQIDTDIEHVALGLRDAGLRPGDRVALLVEPGIDLTVAAYAAWRAGGVIVVADAGLGLSGMGRALRGAGVHHVIAMSKAMPALPALRVPGTRFLVGDLPRLARKALGVRASFDDLRARGRALAAGGHTLPASRKPEDDAAVLFTSGATGPSKGVVYTLDQIRAQVGGFGHIYRLTPGDRLVAAFAPFALYGPALGVAGVVPDMKVTAPATLTAAALADAVTAARGTTVFASPAALRNVLATSEQLQPSQRRALAGVKIVMSAGAPVPLTLLRRLSDTVFPHAEMHTPYGMTECLPVSDITLDELEQVYAPERMQDGVCVGRAIESVQIMVAPLPAVPDGPDGDLTAEAGVVGEICVRAPHMKDRYDQLWGVDDASKSPRGWHRTGDVGHLDGDGRLWVEGRRVHVIHTAEGPLTPVGLEQRVESLNGVANAAVVGVGPRGLQQLVVVLTPDERGLARAAGGVLADQALHTAVRAAADRPVAAVLVRDSMPVDIRHQSKIDRTALACWAEDVLAGNGGRR